The following coding sequences lie in one Polynucleobacter necessarius genomic window:
- a CDS encoding malonyl-CoA decarboxylase domain-containing protein yields MLEKLAKARYFSRVTGAVTRLISERGESNAVSMADDVINNYRKLSEDQHIKFFTFLFEKLSPDATAVMAAAQNFSAEASARNYIKLQRVTEPPRQELFRRLNRATNGTVALVGMRRDLLQLLDKQPELTAVDFDLRHLLSSWFNPGFLKMHRVDWKFPAEVLEKLIQHEAVHAIDGWDDLRRRLQPDRRCFAFFRPQLPNEPLIFVEVALLPEIPSVITPLVDKKAETVHQTSQYKVATFYSISNCEPGLRGVSMGNLLIKRVAEQLHAEFPGLKTFVTLSPIPGFIDWVAAGADIDGEKSGVQLKPAIRAAREQALETLGLANRSWTERLSAGWHPDNATEKEKAALLSLASIYLGLGSAGRNGNPVAKFHLGNGVKFHLGNGAKLHQINWAGGLSRKGLRQSAALMVNYLYDLSAVEENHERFTQGQIDYSRAVGKLRAP; encoded by the coding sequence ATGCTCGAAAAGTTAGCAAAAGCGCGTTACTTTTCCCGCGTTACAGGCGCGGTCACTCGACTCATTTCTGAGCGTGGTGAGTCGAATGCCGTCAGTATGGCTGATGATGTGATTAATAACTATCGCAAACTTTCTGAAGATCAACATATTAAGTTTTTTACCTTCTTATTCGAAAAGTTAAGTCCTGATGCAACTGCAGTAATGGCTGCTGCTCAAAATTTTTCAGCAGAAGCGAGCGCCCGTAACTACATTAAATTACAGCGCGTTACAGAACCTCCCAGGCAAGAATTATTTCGTCGCCTCAACCGTGCCACCAATGGAACTGTTGCCTTAGTAGGTATGCGACGGGATCTACTTCAGTTGCTTGATAAGCAACCCGAGTTAACTGCAGTGGATTTTGACTTACGACATCTTTTGTCTTCTTGGTTTAATCCCGGATTCCTAAAGATGCATCGTGTTGATTGGAAGTTTCCAGCTGAAGTTCTAGAGAAGTTAATTCAGCATGAGGCAGTGCATGCGATCGATGGATGGGATGACTTGCGCCGTCGTCTGCAACCAGATCGTAGATGCTTTGCATTCTTTCGTCCACAACTTCCTAATGAGCCCCTCATTTTCGTTGAGGTTGCACTTTTGCCTGAGATTCCATCGGTTATTACGCCTTTAGTAGACAAAAAGGCTGAGACAGTTCATCAAACTTCTCAGTACAAAGTGGCGACTTTCTATTCCATTAGTAACTGTGAGCCTGGTTTGCGTGGTGTCTCGATGGGTAACCTCTTAATTAAACGAGTTGCCGAGCAGTTGCATGCTGAGTTCCCAGGTCTGAAGACTTTTGTCACCTTATCGCCTATCCCTGGATTCATAGATTGGGTTGCTGCTGGCGCGGATATTGACGGGGAAAAATCGGGCGTGCAATTAAAACCTGCTATTCGGGCGGCACGCGAGCAGGCGCTAGAAACGCTGGGCTTAGCAAATCGTTCATGGACTGAGCGCTTGAGTGCTGGATGGCATCCTGATAATGCCACTGAAAAAGAAAAAGCTGCTTTGTTAAGTCTCGCAAGTATCTACTTGGGCTTAGGGTCAGCTGGTCGCAACGGTAATCCAGTTGCCAAATTTCATCTCGGTAACGGTGTCAAATTTCATCTCGGTAACGGTGCCAAATTACATCAAATTAATTGGGCAGGAGGCCTTTCTCGTAAGGGCTTAAGGCAATCTGCTGCATTGATGGTGAACTACTTATATGATCTTTCTGCAGTTGAGGAAAACCATGAGCGATTCACTCAAGGTCAGATTGATTATTCAAGAGCGGTAGGGAAGTTGAGGGCTCCCTAG